The genomic stretch agagagagagagagagagagagagagagagagagagagagctgtggATGCGTGTTTGGATTCCCTTCCACCCAACCAAGCAGCACAGCAACCTTTGTTGCACTGCACGTCAATGGCAACTCTGGGATGTGTACAGGATAACGAATCCATTACCCACCACACAGAATCGAGAGAAGAGGGCGTCCCATTTCCGTCCAACTTTCCGACAACTGCATACGGACGTGTGTATATCCATCTCGCTTACTCCACCACAagaaaaccctttctccatcacaTGCTACAGTCTGCAACACCTACCAAGCCATCAGCCCAATACAAAACCGTGCATGcctggagcagcagcagcagcagctgtccGCACTAGCTATACTGCGTGTTTTGGATCCACATTGCAGGTGAGGCCCACGTCCATCTCATGGCACCGATGACAGGCTTCAATCATCCCTGATATAGGACAAAGAGTCGCCAGACATGATCCAGTGAACGCGTTTGTTCTTGTTCCACACGATAGAGGAAATCAAAGAAGGAAATGACACAGTACACCTATAATTTCCGCTTGATAGGTCGAATATACAAGCATGGTTTATTGGATTCAGTTACTAGAACTAATCTATACGACCTGATTGGATGTGAGCCCAGAGGGAGGATGTggaggagagaggaggaggaggagagcgcaTTACGTGTCTGCAACTTTAGGATTGGAGGCGTTGGAAGAAGACGCTGGAATCATGCAGCTCGTCCTCGTCTTGATCGAGCGGAAGCCTTGGTCTGCAGAGGTTTTCTTGGCCTTGGCCTTGGCCTTcccccccttcttcttcttcttcttcatcttcttcttcttcttcgtactgttccccaccgccaccgccaccgccacccccACCCTGGTCgtcgtcatcttcttcttctccatcatCGTGCTCCGGATGAGACACGAGAGAGCCCTTCGCAGCAGTAGCCTGATCGCTCTCGTCGCCTTTGCTGCTGAAATCGAATCCTAAAGTGGCCATATCAGAGAACTTGAAGCTGTGGCCATCGTTAGGTGCCATGATCGCGTCGAGTAGATCGGAGTTGTCTTTCCGTCGGTCATCACTGCCTCGAGAAGCAATGGCGGTGGCTACATCTGCATTAGGGGAAGAGGTGGAAGGATTAGGCGTGTGGTTGTGAGACTTGGAGTAGAGTTGGTCCAGCTGGTGGAAGTAAGGGCAGGTCTTGGAGTGCTGCGGCCgcttcttccctctttctttcGTCTTCCGGAAGTACTTGTTGATGTTCTCCCACTTCTCCTTGCACCGCTTGGCGCTCCGGTGGTAGCCCATCGTCGCCATCGCCGCGCTAACCTCCTCCCACAGTGGCCCCTTCAGCCCTGGCTCCTGGAACCTCGACTCGAGCCCGCTTCGGACGCGGATCAGTGCCTGGACCTCCGGTTTCGGCCATCGACGTGTACTCGGAAACACCTTGTTGCTATCTGGATCGCCATTGTTGAAGGTGTCGGAGCACGGCTCAATTTGGCGGTTGTCGGTGTCGGTGGTGTTGTCCTCCTTGTTGGCGTCGTCGGCGTCGGGTGTGAGAGATGGGAATTGGGGCTTGGAAGGGAGATTCAGGCTCTCACCGGTGATCTTCTCGATGAAGGAGATGATCGCGGCCTCGCGGGAGGAGGCGAGAGCCCGCTCTTGCGCTCTCGCTGCAGCCTCACGGCTGGACTTCGCCGCCTCCTGCTTCCTCCGCGCGTCCTCGCGGCTGGtcctctccttctctctcctctccatcaccTCCAAGAACTTCCCGTGGAGGCCCTCCTGGTGGTCCATGAGCTGCTTCACGAGGCTCTCGAAGAAGGTGGCCACCGAGCTCAGCTGTCGCTGCCACcgcttcctcctccgcctcccgtTTCCCTT from Musa acuminata AAA Group cultivar baxijiao chromosome BXJ1-3, Cavendish_Baxijiao_AAA, whole genome shotgun sequence encodes the following:
- the LOC135622965 gene encoding trihelix transcription factor DF1-like, with protein sequence MQSGYGGVSEIQQFMVDSCGSSLFSMSTANPNPAAAAGAAAATPTNIHSAALHPLKYHPLPQPHHPQPLPPPPLPPHFSHFHSIPITQQLFHQTTHPFQLFHPQQHYLEPRRFIPQHHLGLDQESAPETSPSPTRIIPGSSGGGGPSFLSASMSFKLAVNESSGGGSPQGMNDDDGILQGDDASESRLHHWQREDDESAIKELSWRPLDIDYISRNNKRCKDEEPAASNGRYTKKSKEVAGSDHVQVAGGGGSSNYKIFSELEAICKPGGSSTNRGGGTNRTGSGSALTGDETPLLHVTPTAPLGLPAADRVGGSETSAGEEATAQEFSKGNGRRRRKRWQRQLSSVATFFESLVKQLMDHQEGLHGKFLEVMERREKERTSREDARRKQEAAKSSREAAARAQERALASSREAAIISFIEKITGESLNLPSKPQFPSLTPDADDANKEDNTTDTDNRQIEPCSDTFNNGDPDSNKVFPSTRRWPKPEVQALIRVRSGLESRFQEPGLKGPLWEEVSAAMATMGYHRSAKRCKEKWENINKYFRKTKERGKKRPQHSKTCPYFHQLDQLYSKSHNHTPNPSTSSPNADVATAIASRGSDDRRKDNSDLLDAIMAPNDGHSFKFSDMATLGFDFSSKGDESDQATAAKGSLVSHPEHDDGEEEDDDDQGGGGGGGGGGEQYEEEEEDEEEEEEGGEGQGQGQENLCRPRLPLDQDEDELHDSSVFFQRLQS